The Hymenobacter sp. 5317J-9 genome has a window encoding:
- a CDS encoding aldo/keto reductase yields MEFQELGNSGVSVSRITFGSWAAGGWMWGGTEQNDAVGAIRASYDLGVTSIDTAPVYGMGFSEEIVGEAIKGLPRDKVQLLTKFGMRWDLAKGDFAMKTKDNDGRDLDVYKYAGRDSIIKECENSLRRLGTDYIDLYQQHWPDVTTPIDETMEALSRLIEQGKVRAGGVSNYSVAQMQEAEKTLTLASNQVPYSMVRRDIEQDVVPYCIEHHKAILVYSPLQLGLLTGKMKPGQEFGEGDLRRGHRLFTPENVKRVNDVLNKIRPLAETKNATLGQLVLRWTLAQPGITVALVGARNPEQAVQNARAMDFRLTFEEVDFINKQLKALEVAPA; encoded by the coding sequence ATGGAATTTCAAGAATTAGGCAACTCCGGCGTTTCCGTTTCGCGCATCACCTTTGGCAGCTGGGCGGCCGGCGGCTGGATGTGGGGCGGCACCGAGCAGAACGACGCCGTGGGCGCCATCCGGGCCAGCTACGACCTGGGTGTAACCAGCATCGACACCGCGCCGGTGTACGGCATGGGCTTCAGCGAAGAAATTGTGGGCGAGGCCATCAAGGGCCTGCCGCGCGACAAGGTGCAACTCCTCACCAAGTTTGGCATGCGCTGGGATTTGGCCAAGGGCGACTTCGCCATGAAAACCAAGGACAACGACGGCCGCGACCTCGACGTGTACAAGTACGCCGGCCGCGACAGCATCATCAAGGAGTGCGAAAACAGCCTGCGCCGCCTCGGCACCGACTACATCGACCTCTACCAGCAGCACTGGCCCGACGTGACCACGCCCATCGACGAAACGATGGAGGCCCTGAGTCGGCTCATCGAGCAGGGCAAGGTGCGCGCCGGCGGCGTGAGCAATTACTCGGTGGCCCAGATGCAGGAAGCCGAAAAAACCCTGACGCTGGCCTCAAACCAGGTGCCCTACAGCATGGTGCGCCGCGACATTGAGCAGGACGTGGTGCCATATTGCATTGAACACCACAAGGCCATTCTGGTGTACAGCCCGCTGCAGTTGGGCTTGCTCACGGGTAAGATGAAGCCGGGCCAGGAGTTTGGCGAGGGCGACCTGCGCCGGGGCCACCGCCTCTTCACGCCCGAAAACGTGAAGCGCGTGAACGACGTGCTGAACAAGATTCGCCCGCTGGCCGAAACCAAAAACGCCACCCTGGGCCAGCTCGTGCTGCGCTGGACGCTGGCGCAGCCCGGCATCACGGTGGCGCTGGTGGGCGCCCGCAACCCCGAGCAGGCCGTGCAAAACGCCCGCGCCATGGATTTCCGGCTCACGTTCGAGGAAGTGGACTTCATCAACAAGCAGCTGAAAGCCCTGGAAGTGGCGCCGGCCTAA
- a CDS encoding YdeI/OmpD-associated family protein, which yields MATPVFFRAQLEPGGPSFMPTQTIVVPAEVLAALGGKSTKRVIVGINGHSLRLGLLLLEGGGRYLMLNKDVCRAVGIELGQWLDVTIAPDPAPDHVDLPDELAEALAAWPEAEAAFNRYSGSHRRAMARLVAEAKQAETRARRAVTLTERLARGLHPFRGD from the coding sequence ATGGCAACTCCCGTTTTTTTCCGCGCCCAGCTGGAGCCGGGCGGCCCTAGCTTCATGCCCACCCAAACCATTGTGGTGCCGGCCGAAGTGCTCGCAGCCCTGGGCGGTAAAAGCACGAAGCGCGTCATCGTCGGCATCAATGGGCACTCGCTGCGGCTGGGACTGCTGCTGCTGGAAGGCGGCGGGCGCTACCTCATGCTCAACAAGGACGTGTGCCGCGCCGTGGGCATCGAGTTGGGCCAGTGGCTGGACGTGACCATTGCGCCCGACCCCGCCCCTGACCACGTGGACCTTCCCGACGAGCTGGCCGAAGCCCTGGCCGCCTGGCCCGAGGCCGAAGCCGCGTTCAACCGCTACAGCGGCTCGCACCGTCGGGCCATGGCCCGGCTGGTGGCCGAGGCCAAACAAGCCGAAACCCGCGCCCGCCGCGCCGTGACGCTTACGGAGCGGCTGGCACGGGGCCTGCACCCGTTCCGGGGCGACTGA